A genome region from bacterium includes the following:
- a CDS encoding thiamine pyrophosphate-dependent enzyme, translating into MAVTTTTRAFTGPRATWCPGCGDFAVLRALQDACAGLALAPHRVVLVSGIGCSGKITSYFGAYGFHVHHGRTLPIATGIALANRDLTVVAAGGDGDGYGIGLNHVIHAIRRNANLTYVVMDNGVYGNTKGQTSPTTATGTTTPSSPAGAVEEPIHPLRLALAAGITYLAQGTSTDVAQLTRLIAGGIEHAGFALVNILSPCPTYDRVRTYPWWRARLQNLQADPAYDPARHEQALAAVTERDSEIAGLIYRVPSRPLEARLPRFRESPLAAERLAPGAPAVRRLLEEEYRP; encoded by the coding sequence ATGGCCGTGACGACGACAACCAGAGCGTTCACCGGGCCGCGCGCCACGTGGTGCCCGGGGTGCGGCGACTTCGCCGTCCTCCGCGCCCTCCAGGACGCCTGCGCGGGGCTCGCGCTCGCCCCGCACCGAGTGGTGCTGGTCTCAGGGATCGGGTGCTCGGGGAAGATTACGTCCTACTTCGGCGCCTATGGGTTTCACGTCCACCACGGCCGCACGCTGCCGATCGCCACCGGGATCGCGCTCGCGAACCGCGACTTAACGGTCGTCGCCGCCGGCGGCGATGGCGACGGGTACGGCATCGGCCTCAACCACGTCATTCACGCGATCCGCCGCAACGCGAACCTGACGTACGTCGTCATGGACAACGGGGTGTACGGGAACACGAAAGGACAGACGTCTCCGACGACGGCCACCGGCACGACCACCCCGTCGTCGCCGGCGGGCGCCGTCGAGGAACCGATCCATCCGCTGCGGCTCGCCCTGGCCGCCGGGATCACCTATCTCGCGCAAGGCACGAGCACCGACGTCGCACAACTCACGCGGCTGATCGCGGGCGGCATCGAACACGCCGGGTTCGCGCTCGTCAACATCTTGAGCCCGTGCCCCACATACGACCGCGTCCGGACCTATCCGTGGTGGCGGGCGCGCCTGCAGAACTTGCAGGCAGACCCCGCGTACGATCCGGCGCGCCACGAACAGGCGCTCGCGGCCGTCACGGAACGGGACAGCGAGATCGCGGGCCTCATCTACCGCGTCCCCAGCCGGCCGCTCGAAGCGAGGCTGCCGCGGTTCCGGGAGTCGCCGCTCGCCGCGGAGAGACTCGCCCCCGGCGCCCCGGCGGTGCGGCGGCTGCTGGAGGAGGAATACCGGCCCTAG
- a CDS encoding 2-oxoacid:acceptor oxidoreductase subunit alpha — MARELSWLIGGKTGEGVDSAGEAFARAAARAGHEVRTFRVFPPVIKGGPTSYEVRIGDRPLGGRSDRLDCVVALDDETVSHHAGGLGPHGLLVVDDGRVRRETTAGTACAAPLSRLAAQAGDGIMRNVVALGVSARLLGLDAATVRETVSLQFAGKSETVRQRNAAAYEAGWRYADAHLGGHAVALARGGGLPAPSGPPRFFLSGNDAIALGALAAGCRLYASYPITPASDILEWMAEHLPAVGGAAVQTEDEIAALGVVLGAGYAGVRAMTATSGPGISLMTETLGLAGMAEIPAVIVAAQRPGPSAGMPTKHEQADLLHLVYASHGEFPRIVLTPGTLEECFSDTAEAFNLAERYQCPVIVAVDQDLVLTKRTSSGLPVEGVRVDRGERLSDDAARAAGAYRRYAITASGISPRAVPGQEGTVFLSTGDAHDDRGVIDVEDPGVRRTMVDKRLRKTCDVWTRLAGTHAEGDGDDILVVTLGAPCGPAREALERLAADGIRGRLLQIRCLWPFPAHEVESEISRVRRVAVVEHNATGQLATLIRAYAGGRGQLAAIRKYDGLPFMPGEIEARLREIAGGTPDPQPPAPRGLRPAGGV, encoded by the coding sequence ATGGCGCGTGAGCTGAGCTGGCTGATCGGGGGGAAGACCGGCGAAGGCGTGGACTCCGCCGGCGAGGCGTTCGCCCGGGCGGCGGCGCGGGCGGGCCACGAGGTCCGCACCTTCCGAGTGTTTCCGCCGGTGATCAAAGGCGGCCCGACATCGTACGAGGTCCGGATCGGCGACCGTCCGCTGGGGGGACGGAGCGACCGGCTCGACTGCGTCGTCGCGCTCGACGACGAGACGGTCTCGCACCACGCGGGCGGTCTCGGGCCACACGGTCTGCTCGTGGTCGACGACGGGCGGGTGCGCCGGGAGACGACCGCGGGGACAGCGTGTGCGGCGCCGCTGAGCCGGCTGGCCGCGCAGGCCGGCGACGGCATCATGCGCAACGTCGTCGCCCTGGGCGTCTCCGCGCGCCTGCTCGGCCTCGACGCGGCGACCGTGCGCGAGACGGTCTCCCTCCAGTTTGCCGGCAAGAGCGAGACGGTGCGACAGCGGAACGCCGCCGCGTACGAGGCGGGGTGGCGCTATGCGGATGCGCACCTGGGCGGCCATGCCGTCGCACTCGCCCGCGGGGGCGGCCTGCCGGCGCCGTCCGGTCCACCACGGTTCTTCCTCTCCGGGAACGACGCGATCGCGCTCGGCGCGCTCGCGGCCGGGTGCCGGTTGTATGCGAGTTACCCGATCACGCCGGCCAGCGATATCTTGGAGTGGATGGCCGAGCACCTGCCCGCGGTCGGCGGCGCCGCGGTCCAAACCGAGGACGAGATTGCCGCCCTGGGCGTGGTACTCGGCGCCGGGTACGCCGGTGTGCGGGCGATGACGGCGACCAGCGGGCCCGGCATCTCCCTGATGACGGAAACACTCGGACTCGCCGGCATGGCGGAAATCCCCGCCGTCATTGTCGCCGCGCAGCGGCCCGGCCCGAGCGCGGGGATGCCGACGAAGCACGAACAGGCGGACCTGTTGCATCTCGTCTACGCGTCCCACGGGGAGTTTCCGCGGATCGTGCTCACGCCGGGCACGCTCGAGGAGTGCTTCTCGGACACGGCGGAGGCGTTCAACCTCGCAGAGCGGTACCAGTGTCCGGTCATCGTCGCGGTGGATCAGGACCTCGTGCTCACGAAGCGCACCAGCAGCGGGCTGCCCGTCGAGGGCGTCCGGGTCGACCGGGGTGAGCGGCTCAGCGATGACGCCGCGCGCGCCGCCGGCGCGTATCGGCGCTACGCGATCACCGCGAGCGGGATCTCGCCCCGCGCGGTCCCCGGCCAGGAGGGGACCGTGTTCCTCAGCACCGGGGATGCGCACGACGACCGCGGCGTGATCGACGTGGAGGACCCGGGCGTGCGGCGTACGATGGTCGACAAGCGGCTGCGGAAGACCTGCGACGTTTGGACGCGCCTGGCGGGCACGCACGCAGAGGGCGACGGCGACGACATCCTCGTCGTCACCCTGGGAGCGCCCTGTGGCCCCGCCCGCGAGGCGCTCGAGCGACTGGCGGCGGACGGGATCCGCGGCCGGCTGTTGCAGATCCGCTGTCTGTGGCCGTTTCCGGCGCACGAGGTCGAATCGGAGATCTCCCGCGTCCGCCGTGTGGCGGTGGTCGAGCACAACGCGACCGGACAGCTCGCCACGTTGATCCGGGCGTACGCCGGCGGCCGCGGCCAGCTCGCCGCGATCCGCAAGTACGACGGCCTGCCGTTCATGCCCGGCGAGATCGAGGCGCGGTTGCGCGAGATCGCCGGCGGGACGCCGGACCCGCAACCGCCGGCGCCGCGCGGCCTCCGTCCCGCGGGAGGTGTGTGA
- a CDS encoding ketopantoate reductase family protein — MTPDRPRARVLVIGAGAVGGIYAVRLGRAAEVELLDVRRDHVEAIRCRGLRLAVRTECEAGEFETRPAAAADPAGLSRGPFTHALVAVKGPETRAAVASVASRLGSAVVLTVQNGLGNAETIAEVCDARICHGVTMNAGALTGPGEIVQKEIGPTWLGPYRAAPADADRWGELLQQAGMEVHVLDDPRGAIWSKLIFNAAVNPLPVLTGLPLSRIYAHPDTYALLRTLVDEGKAVARARGISLLHDPLVTIDAHRAMGDAHTHHGSMVHDVERGRPTEIETLTGALIAQADDAGIAVPAHRTVYRLIKGVEARTAADGAGGTRTTAATRGTNGRPNDGA, encoded by the coding sequence ATGACACCGGACCGCCCGCGGGCGCGCGTGCTGGTGATCGGCGCCGGCGCCGTCGGGGGAATCTACGCGGTCCGCCTCGGACGGGCCGCCGAGGTCGAACTCCTCGACGTGCGGCGAGACCACGTCGAGGCGATCCGCTGCCGCGGCCTGCGGCTCGCTGTCCGCACCGAGTGCGAGGCCGGCGAGTTCGAGACCCGTCCGGCCGCAGCGGCCGACCCTGCGGGTCTGTCGCGCGGGCCGTTCACGCACGCCTTGGTCGCGGTCAAGGGACCGGAGACGCGCGCCGCCGTCGCCTCGGTCGCCTCCCGTCTCGGCTCCGCGGTCGTGCTGACGGTACAGAACGGTCTCGGAAACGCCGAGACGATCGCGGAGGTGTGCGACGCGCGCATCTGCCACGGGGTCACGATGAACGCCGGCGCGCTCACCGGCCCCGGTGAGATCGTGCAGAAGGAGATCGGCCCCACGTGGCTCGGTCCGTACCGCGCCGCACCAGCCGACGCCGACCGCTGGGGCGAGTTGTTGCAGCAGGCCGGGATGGAGGTCCACGTGCTCGACGACCCCCGCGGCGCAATCTGGAGCAAGCTCATCTTCAACGCCGCGGTCAACCCCCTCCCGGTGCTCACCGGGCTCCCCCTCTCCCGGATCTACGCCCACCCGGACACCTACGCCCTCCTCCGGACGCTCGTCGACGAAGGCAAGGCGGTGGCGCGAGCGCGCGGAATCTCGCTACTGCACGACCCGCTGGTCACGATCGACGCCCACCGCGCGATGGGTGACGCGCACACACACCACGGGTCGATGGTGCATGACGTCGAGCGCGGTCGGCCGACCGAGATCGAAACGCTGACGGGCGCCCTAATCGCGCAGGCCGACGATGCGGGGATCGCCGTCCCCGCGCATCGGACGGTCTACCGGCTGATCAAAGGCGTGGAGGCGCGGACGGCCGCCGACGGCGCGGGCGGGACACGCACGACGGCCGCGACGCGGGGAACAAACGGGAGGCCCAACGATGGCGCGTGA
- a CDS encoding ABC transporter substrate-binding protein — MSRARMRALLEEVTVLPNCGRTLTGLALVALLAAGLLVSAPAARGQGAPIKIGAIFAVTGPGSSLGKPEKDTATMLQSQLSGGIGGRPVQIIAYDSETDPTKALLLMKKAVTEDGAVAIVGGTTSPEAQAMADYAMQAGVPYLSLAASTTLSVPSRTWVFQTPQRNSIAAAKAMEYLVALHAKTFAFLYRNDDFGQDGMVGLETFARPRGITLVDSEPFAATATDLSAQVARARVKNPDVMVVWSTPPTASIAAKNIRQLGLQTPILESHGIANQAFIQLAGPAADGVVFPSGKLLVVGRLPAGDPQKALLTAYARDFDATNHYPANTFGGHAFDAITMLADALRHVGPDRAKIRDYLEHLHGFVGTGGVFNMSPQDHNGLTTNDMVLVVIRHGTWAVWK; from the coding sequence ATGAGCCGTGCGCGAATGCGTGCGCTACTGGAGGAGGTGACCGTGTTGCCGAATTGTGGACGAACCCTGACCGGCTTGGCGCTCGTCGCCCTGCTCGCCGCGGGGCTGCTCGTGTCCGCCCCCGCCGCGCGGGGCCAGGGCGCCCCCATCAAGATTGGCGCCATCTTTGCGGTGACCGGACCCGGCAGTTCGCTCGGGAAGCCCGAGAAAGACACCGCCACGATGCTGCAATCACAGCTCTCCGGCGGGATCGGCGGGCGCCCGGTCCAGATCATTGCGTACGACAGCGAAACCGATCCGACAAAGGCGCTGCTGCTCATGAAGAAGGCCGTCACCGAAGACGGCGCTGTGGCGATTGTGGGCGGCACGACCAGTCCCGAGGCGCAGGCGATGGCCGACTACGCGATGCAGGCGGGCGTCCCCTACCTGTCGCTCGCGGCCAGCACCACGTTGAGCGTCCCGAGCCGGACGTGGGTGTTTCAGACGCCGCAACGCAACAGCATCGCCGCGGCGAAGGCGATGGAGTATCTCGTCGCGCTCCACGCCAAAACGTTCGCGTTTCTCTACCGAAACGACGACTTCGGCCAGGACGGCATGGTCGGACTGGAAACGTTTGCGCGCCCGCGCGGGATCACGCTGGTGGACAGCGAGCCGTTCGCCGCAACCGCCACGGACCTCAGCGCTCAGGTCGCCCGTGCGCGGGTGAAGAACCCCGACGTCATGGTCGTCTGGAGCACGCCGCCGACGGCGTCGATCGCGGCCAAGAACATTCGCCAACTCGGCCTCCAGACGCCGATTCTCGAGTCGCACGGCATCGCGAACCAGGCGTTCATCCAGCTCGCCGGACCGGCCGCGGACGGCGTGGTGTTCCCCTCGGGCAAGTTGCTCGTCGTCGGACGGCTTCCCGCCGGCGATCCTCAGAAGGCGCTGCTCACCGCCTACGCCAGAGACTTCGACGCGACGAACCACTACCCGGCCAACACCTTCGGCGGCCACGCCTTCGACGCGATCACCATGCTCGCCGACGCGCTGCGGCACGTCGGCCCGGACCGTGCGAAGATCCGGGACTACCTGGAGCACCTTCACGGATTCGTCGGCACCGGCGGGGTGTTCAACATGTCGCCCCAGGATCACAATGGCCTGACGACCAATGACATGGTGCTCGTCGTCATCCGGCACGGCACCTGGGCGGTCTGGAAGTAA